A portion of the Pseudomonas koreensis genome contains these proteins:
- a CDS encoding AmpG family muropeptide MFS transporter, whose product MPRKTWRAALAAYASPSTLVLLLLGFAAGLPYMLVFSTLSVWLREAGVARETIGYASLIGLAYAFKWVWSPLLDQWRLPLLGKLGRRRSWLVLSQALVILGLIGMGFCDPQKHLSWLIAIAVVVAFASATQDIAVDAYRLEIADDSRQAALAASYMSGYRVAALLATAGALFFAEGFGSTGFNYKHAAWTGTYVLFGALMVPALLTTLFMREPPVPLRTQLQAGRYTFMHQLMSVFVLIVLLVSVPAMFTQLYNTDFAGVLFGDMSPLDLLLEDRAFLRAILYTLLTGMCLSAMGRRGLAPVLTPVNDFILRYRWQALLLLGLIATYRMSDTVMGVMANVFYIDQGFTKDQIASVSKIFGLIMTLVGAGMGGLLIVRFGILPILFIGGVASAATNLLFVMLADMGPNLQMLVVTISLDNFSSGLATSAFVAYLSSLTNLKFSATQYALLSSIMLLLPRLMGGYSGVLVEKFGYHSFFLITALLGVPTLVLIALHWFQERRREGPTPTPEPAPTPVTEES is encoded by the coding sequence ATGCCCCGTAAAACCTGGCGCGCCGCGCTCGCCGCCTATGCCAGTCCTTCGACGCTCGTGCTGTTGTTGCTCGGTTTTGCCGCCGGCCTGCCGTACATGCTGGTGTTCTCGACGCTCTCCGTGTGGCTGCGTGAAGCGGGCGTAGCCCGTGAAACCATCGGCTATGCCAGCCTGATCGGCCTGGCGTATGCGTTCAAATGGGTCTGGTCACCGCTGCTCGACCAATGGCGCCTGCCATTGCTGGGCAAACTCGGCCGTCGCCGTTCCTGGCTGGTGCTGTCCCAGGCACTGGTGATTCTCGGCCTGATCGGGATGGGTTTCTGTGATCCGCAGAAGCATCTGTCCTGGCTGATCGCGATTGCCGTCGTCGTCGCTTTTGCCTCAGCCACGCAAGACATCGCGGTCGACGCCTATCGTCTGGAAATCGCCGATGACAGCCGCCAGGCCGCCCTTGCCGCCAGTTACATGTCCGGTTACCGCGTCGCCGCCCTGCTCGCCACCGCCGGTGCGCTGTTCTTCGCCGAAGGTTTTGGCTCGACCGGTTTCAACTATAAGCACGCGGCGTGGACCGGCACCTATGTGCTGTTCGGCGCATTGATGGTGCCCGCGCTGCTGACCACGCTGTTCATGCGTGAGCCGCCGGTGCCGCTGCGCACGCAGTTGCAGGCCGGGCGCTACACGTTCATGCATCAACTGATGTCGGTGTTCGTGCTGATCGTTTTGCTGGTTTCCGTACCGGCGATGTTCACCCAGCTGTACAACACTGATTTCGCTGGCGTGCTGTTCGGCGACATGAGCCCGCTCGACCTGCTGCTCGAAGACCGCGCGTTCCTTCGCGCCATTCTCTATACGCTGCTGACGGGAATGTGTCTGTCGGCCATGGGCCGGCGTGGATTGGCGCCGGTGCTGACGCCGGTCAATGACTTCATTCTGCGTTACCGCTGGCAGGCGCTGTTGCTGCTGGGCCTGATCGCCACCTATCGCATGTCCGACACGGTGATGGGCGTGATGGCCAACGTGTTCTACATCGACCAGGGCTTCACCAAGGATCAGATCGCTAGCGTCAGCAAGATCTTCGGCCTGATCATGACCCTCGTCGGCGCCGGCATGGGCGGCCTGTTGATCGTGCGCTTCGGTATTCTGCCGATCCTGTTTATCGGCGGCGTGGCTTCGGCGGCGACCAACCTGCTGTTCGTGATGCTCGCGGACATGGGCCCGAACCTGCAAATGCTGGTGGTGACCATTTCCCTCGACAACTTCAGCTCGGGCCTGGCGACCTCGGCGTTCGTCGCTTATCTGTCGAGCCTGACCAACCTGAAGTTCTCCGCCACACAATATGCTTTGCTCAGCTCGATCATGCTGCTGCTGCCGCGCTTGATGGGTGGTTATTCCGGCGTGCTGGTCGAGAAGTTCGGCTATCACAGCTTCTTCCTCATTACTGCGCTGCTCGGCGTGCCGACGCTGGTGCTGATTGCGCTGCACTGGTTTCAGGAGCGCCGCCGCGAAGGCCCGACACCTACGCCTGAGCCTGCACCGACGCCCGTCACCGAAGAATCGTAG
- a CDS encoding MGMT family protein gives MKDPLDSVENDAQIRRTALYSTLAQVPEGKVVSYGQLAELAGLGRAARWVGRTLSQLPGDTRLPWHRVLGAGGRISLPVGSPSGDEQRARLRMEGITVQNNRVDIRRHGWRPVEHSG, from the coding sequence GTGAAAGACCCGCTCGACAGCGTCGAAAACGATGCGCAAATCCGACGCACGGCGCTCTACTCGACACTCGCGCAAGTGCCCGAAGGCAAAGTCGTCAGTTATGGACAACTGGCCGAACTGGCCGGACTGGGCCGCGCCGCGCGCTGGGTCGGGCGCACCCTGAGCCAGTTGCCCGGCGACACCAGGCTGCCCTGGCACCGCGTGCTCGGCGCCGGCGGACGCATCAGCCTGCCGGTCGGCAGCCCTTCCGGTGACGAACAACGCGCGCGATTGCGCATGGAAGGCATCACCGTCCAGAACAATCGTGTGGATATTCGGCGCCATGGCTGGCGTCCGGTAGAGCACAGCGGTTAG
- a CDS encoding DUF481 domain-containing protein, producing MFPRTLLCLAVFSTSTPLLADTVWLKNGDKLSGTITVFDGGKLLIQTKYAGAVAIDWKEVKTLDSDQHLLVKQDAYAGEVSKSLTAADDGKVTLANGEAPKTVELASIQQILKPKPIVTDLVWKGNVDLALDYQRAEKDTDDYDVGFKTSARHGRWRHIAEGEYNREVQDAETTTNNWRAEYSLDRFLTDQWFWQGRINYKRDHIEELARQRVVGTGPGYQFWDDELGAFSLGSLLNRTDYEYRDGSKDNFYSVAMKWDYNRYLIGKKVEFFTNGEVGKPLSGVADYALDAELGLRYKVTEWASLNLKAERDIISGTNDADLNKTRYTAGFGVAW from the coding sequence ATGTTCCCCAGAACCTTGTTGTGCCTTGCTGTTTTCAGCACGTCCACGCCCCTGCTTGCCGACACCGTCTGGTTGAAAAACGGCGACAAGCTGAGTGGCACTATCACGGTCTTCGACGGCGGCAAGCTGTTGATCCAGACCAAATACGCCGGTGCGGTGGCAATTGACTGGAAAGAGGTCAAGACCCTCGACAGCGATCAGCACTTGCTGGTGAAGCAGGACGCCTATGCCGGCGAAGTGTCGAAATCGCTCACTGCGGCCGACGACGGCAAAGTCACCCTGGCCAATGGCGAGGCGCCCAAGACGGTCGAGCTGGCGAGCATTCAGCAGATACTCAAGCCCAAGCCGATCGTCACCGACCTGGTATGGAAGGGCAACGTCGACCTGGCACTGGACTATCAGCGCGCCGAAAAGGACACCGACGACTACGATGTTGGCTTCAAGACTTCCGCTCGCCATGGTCGCTGGCGGCATATCGCCGAGGGCGAGTACAACCGCGAAGTGCAGGATGCGGAAACCACCACCAACAACTGGCGCGCCGAATACTCCCTCGACCGCTTCCTCACCGATCAGTGGTTCTGGCAAGGGCGCATCAACTACAAGCGTGATCACATCGAAGAGCTGGCGCGTCAGCGTGTGGTCGGTACCGGTCCGGGTTACCAGTTCTGGGACGATGAACTGGGTGCGTTCTCGCTGGGTTCGTTGCTCAACCGTACCGATTACGAATATCGCGATGGCAGCAAGGACAACTTCTATTCCGTCGCGATGAAGTGGGACTACAACCGCTACCTGATCGGCAAGAAGGTCGAGTTCTTCACCAATGGCGAAGTCGGCAAGCCGCTGTCGGGCGTTGCCGATTACGCACTGGATGCCGAGCTGGGCCTGCGCTACAAGGTCACCGAGTGGGCCTCGCTCAACCTCAAGGCCGAGCGCGACATCATCAGCGGCACCAACGATGCCGACTTGAACAAGACCCGTTATACCGCAGGGTTTGGCGTGGCCTGGTAA
- a CDS encoding cold-shock protein, whose amino-acid sequence MSNRQTGTVKWFNDEKGFGFITPQSGDDLFVHFKAIQSDGFKSLKEGQQVSFIATRGQKGMQAEEVQVI is encoded by the coding sequence ATGTCTAATCGCCAAACCGGTACCGTTAAGTGGTTCAACGATGAAAAAGGCTTCGGCTTCATCACTCCACAATCCGGTGACGACCTGTTCGTTCACTTCAAAGCTATCCAATCCGACGGCTTCAAAAGCCTGAAAGAAGGCCAACAGGTTTCTTTCATCGCTACCCGCGGTCAGAAAGGCATGCAAGCTGAAGAAGTACAAGTTATCTAA
- the dcd gene encoding dCTP deaminase produces MSIKSDKWIRRMAQEHGMIEPFVERQMRGSDDSRVISYGVSSYGYDVRCTNHFKVFTNINSAIVDPKNFDAGSFVDIHSDVCIIPPNSFALASTVEYFRIPRNVLTICLGKSTYARCGIIVNVTPLEPEWEGHVTLEFSNTTNLPAKIYANEGVAQMLFLESDEECEVSYKDRGGKYQGQRGVTLPRT; encoded by the coding sequence ATGAGCATCAAATCGGACAAGTGGATTCGCCGCATGGCGCAGGAACACGGCATGATCGAACCGTTCGTCGAGCGCCAGATGCGCGGCAGCGACGACAGCCGGGTGATTTCCTACGGCGTGTCGAGCTACGGTTACGACGTACGTTGCACCAACCACTTCAAGGTGTTCACCAACATCAACTCGGCGATCGTCGATCCGAAGAATTTCGACGCAGGCAGCTTTGTCGACATCCACAGCGATGTCTGCATCATCCCGCCGAACTCCTTCGCCCTGGCCAGCACCGTCGAGTATTTCCGTATTCCGCGCAATGTGCTGACCATCTGCCTCGGTAAAAGCACCTACGCGCGCTGCGGCATCATCGTCAACGTCACCCCACTCGAACCTGAGTGGGAAGGTCACGTGACGCTGGAATTCTCCAACACCACCAACCTGCCGGCGAAAATCTACGCCAACGAAGGCGTGGCGCAGATGCTCTTCCTTGAATCCGACGAGGAATGTGAAGTTTCCTACAAGGATCGTGGCGGCAAGTACCAGGGCCAGCGTGGCGTGACCTTGCCGCGTACCTGA
- the pdeM gene encoding ligase-associated DNA damage response endonuclease PdeM yields MVSAYPVRLAGEELWLLPEKALYWPAQEALLIADVHFGKAAAYRSLGQPVPHGTTASNIAVIDALLARLPCRQLIFLGDFLHGPGSHVAITLNALAEWRARHADLPMTLIRGNHDKRAGDPPASLNIRVVPEPLLLGPFALQHEPDPHPERHVLAGHVHPVYRLHGKGRQSLRLACFRLGERISLMPAFGAFTGGYQVERDDSCKVFVIGDNEIWPVS; encoded by the coding sequence ATCGTGAGCGCATACCCGGTGCGCCTGGCGGGCGAAGAATTGTGGTTGCTGCCGGAGAAAGCGCTGTACTGGCCCGCGCAGGAGGCGTTGCTGATCGCCGATGTGCATTTCGGCAAAGCGGCGGCCTATCGCAGCCTCGGCCAGCCAGTGCCGCATGGTACGACCGCGAGCAATATCGCGGTGATCGACGCGCTGCTGGCGCGGCTGCCGTGTCGCCAGTTGATCTTCCTCGGGGATTTTCTGCATGGGCCTGGCTCCCATGTCGCAATCACACTGAATGCGCTGGCAGAATGGCGCGCGCGGCACGCCGACCTGCCGATGACACTGATTCGCGGCAACCACGACAAACGCGCCGGTGACCCACCAGCCTCGCTGAATATTCGCGTAGTGCCAGAGCCGCTGTTACTTGGGCCGTTCGCCCTGCAGCATGAGCCCGATCCGCATCCCGAGCGGCACGTGCTCGCGGGCCACGTGCATCCGGTTTATCGATTGCACGGCAAAGGTCGGCAGAGCCTGCGCCTGGCTTGTTTCAGACTCGGTGAGCGCATCAGCCTGATGCCGGCATTCGGTGCGTTTACCGGCGGCTATCAGGTCGAGCGCGACGACAGTTGCAAAGTCTTCGTGATCGGCGACAACGAAATATGGCCCGTCAGCTAG
- a CDS encoding ligase-associated DNA damage response DEXH box helicase, giving the protein MAKSPDFAKTWFSARAWKPFAFQKQVWAAVKNGESGLLHASTGAGKTYAVWFAALNRFARLQPPVATPRKRKPPAEPLTVLWITPMRALAADTARALQSPVDDLQIPWSIGLRTGDTSSSERARQGRRLPTTLITTPESLTLLLARADARTALSTLRMIVVDEWHELLGNKRGVQLQLALARLRHWQPELIVWGVSATLGNQSHAEQVLIPQGGAVSVQGKSEKTLQVDTLLPPATERFPWAGHIGLKMLPQVVAELDACASTLVFTNTRAQSEIWYQALLEARPDWAGLIALHHSSLSRETRDWVEQALKNGQLKAVVCTSSLDLGVDFLPVERVLQIGSAKGVARLMQRAGRSGHAPGRTSRVTLVPTHSLELIEAVAARDAVEQRRIEPRLSPHKPLDVLVQHLVSMALGGGFIPEDLYEEVRGAWAYRDLTAADWTWALAFVRHGGMSLTAYPDYRRVEPDEHGVWRVPDARLARRHRMSIGTIVSDASINLKFWSKGGGGKQLGSVEEGFIARLKPGDGFLFAGRLLELVRVENMTAYVKRSTAKKAAVPRWNGGRMPLSNELAEAVVARFSAAAQGHFNGPEMHALRPLLETQIRWSGLPTTENLLAEVLKSREGWHLFLYPFAGRQVHLGLASLLAWRVSQRQPVTFSIAVNDYGLELLSATPVDWATHLDAQLFNADDLLLDVLASLNAGELALRRFREIARIAGLVFAGYPGAPKSTRQVQASSGLFFQVFKQYDADNLLLAQAGEEVLREELDIRRLEQTLERINQMKLNVHQVKRPTPLGFPLLVERMRESMSSEKLADRIRRMVGDLEKTADNGKSS; this is encoded by the coding sequence ATGGCGAAATCCCCCGACTTTGCAAAAACCTGGTTCAGCGCTCGCGCCTGGAAGCCGTTCGCCTTTCAGAAACAGGTGTGGGCGGCGGTGAAAAACGGCGAATCCGGCTTGCTCCACGCCAGCACCGGCGCCGGCAAAACCTATGCGGTGTGGTTTGCCGCGCTCAATCGCTTCGCCCGCTTGCAGCCGCCCGTGGCCACGCCACGCAAACGCAAACCGCCGGCCGAACCGCTGACGGTGCTGTGGATCACGCCGATGCGCGCCCTCGCCGCCGACACTGCCCGCGCGCTGCAAAGCCCGGTGGATGATTTGCAGATTCCGTGGAGCATCGGCCTGCGCACCGGCGACACCAGCAGCAGCGAACGCGCCCGTCAGGGCCGGCGTCTGCCAACCACGCTGATCACCACACCCGAAAGCCTGACCCTGCTGCTCGCCCGCGCGGATGCGCGCACGGCGTTGTCGACCCTGCGCATGATCGTCGTTGATGAATGGCACGAATTGCTCGGCAACAAACGCGGCGTGCAACTGCAACTGGCCCTCGCCCGTCTGCGTCACTGGCAGCCGGAACTGATCGTCTGGGGCGTTTCCGCCACCCTCGGTAATCAATCCCACGCCGAGCAAGTGCTGATCCCACAGGGCGGCGCCGTCAGTGTTCAGGGCAAAAGCGAAAAAACCCTGCAGGTCGACACTTTGCTCCCACCCGCCACCGAGCGTTTTCCGTGGGCCGGGCACATCGGTCTGAAGATGCTCCCGCAAGTGGTGGCCGAACTTGACGCCTGCGCCAGCACCCTGGTATTCACCAATACCCGCGCGCAATCGGAAATCTGGTATCAGGCGCTATTGGAGGCGCGGCCGGACTGGGCCGGATTGATCGCGTTGCACCACAGCTCACTGTCCCGTGAGACCCGCGACTGGGTCGAACAGGCACTGAAAAATGGCCAATTGAAAGCCGTGGTGTGCACCTCGAGCCTGGATCTGGGCGTGGATTTTCTTCCGGTCGAGCGCGTGCTGCAGATCGGCTCGGCAAAGGGCGTCGCGCGTTTGATGCAACGTGCCGGGCGCTCCGGCCACGCGCCGGGGCGCACCTCGCGGGTGACGCTGGTGCCGACCCACAGCCTCGAACTGATCGAAGCGGTCGCCGCCCGCGATGCCGTCGAGCAACGGCGCATCGAGCCGCGGCTGTCACCGCACAAGCCGCTGGATGTACTGGTCCAGCATTTGGTCAGCATGGCCCTTGGCGGTGGCTTTATTCCTGAAGACTTGTACGAAGAAGTCCGCGGCGCCTGGGCTTATCGCGACCTGACAGCGGCGGATTGGACCTGGGCGCTGGCATTCGTACGCCATGGCGGGATGTCTCTTACCGCGTATCCGGATTACCGCCGGGTCGAGCCGGATGAACACGGCGTCTGGCGCGTGCCGGATGCGCGTCTGGCGCGGCGCCATCGCATGAGCATCGGCACCATCGTCAGCGACGCGAGCATCAACCTGAAATTCTGGAGCAAGGGCGGCGGCGGCAAACAGCTGGGCAGCGTCGAGGAAGGCTTTATCGCGCGGTTGAAACCCGGCGATGGTTTCCTCTTCGCCGGCCGCTTGCTGGAGCTGGTGCGGGTAGAAAACATGACCGCCTACGTCAAACGCAGCACCGCGAAAAAAGCCGCCGTGCCACGCTGGAATGGCGGACGCATGCCGTTATCCAACGAACTGGCCGAAGCGGTGGTGGCGCGTTTCAGCGCCGCAGCTCAAGGTCATTTCAACGGCCCGGAGATGCACGCGCTGCGGCCGTTGCTGGAAACGCAGATACGCTGGTCTGGTTTGCCCACCACGGAAAATCTGCTGGCGGAGGTGCTGAAATCCCGCGAAGGCTGGCACCTTTTCCTCTATCCGTTCGCCGGGCGCCAGGTGCATCTGGGACTGGCGAGCTTGCTGGCGTGGCGTGTCAGTCAGCGGCAACCGGTGACCTTCTCGATCGCGGTGAATGACTACGGCCTGGAATTGCTCAGCGCCACGCCGGTGGATTGGGCCACGCATCTGGACGCGCAACTGTTCAATGCCGATGACCTGTTGCTGGACGTGCTGGCCAGTCTCAATGCCGGCGAACTGGCGTTGCGCCGCTTCCGCGAAATCGCACGGATCGCCGGGCTGGTGTTCGCCGGCTATCCGGGCGCACCAAAAAGCACCCGCCAGGTGCAGGCGTCGAGTGGCTTGTTTTTCCAGGTGTTCAAACAATACGACGCCGACAACCTGCTGCTGGCCCAGGCCGGGGAAGAAGTCTTACGTGAAGAACTGGATATTCGTCGTCTGGAACAGACGTTGGAGCGCATCAATCAGATGAAACTGAACGTACATCAGGTTAAACGTCCTACACCGCTGGGCTTTCCGCTGCTGGTGGAGCGGATGCGCGAAAGCATGAGTTCGGAAAAACTGGCTGACAGGATCAGAAGAATGGTCGGTGACCTGGAAAAAACCGCTGATAACGGAAAATCATCGTGA
- a CDS encoding ABC transporter ATP-binding protein — translation MYKLTVEGLHKSYGDHQVLKGVSLKARTGDVISLIGASGSGKSTFLRCINFLEQPNDGAMSLDGQAIRMVTDRHGMHVADANELQRLRTRLAMVFQHFNLWSHMTVLENITMAPRRVLGCSKQEAEDRARRYLDKVGLPARVADQYPAFLSGGQQQRVAIARALAMEPEVMLFDEPTSALDPELVGEVLKVIQGLAEEGRTMIMVTHEMSFARKVSNQVLFLHQGLVEEEGAPEEVLGNPKSERLKQFLSGNLK, via the coding sequence ATGTACAAACTGACCGTTGAAGGCCTGCACAAAAGCTATGGCGATCATCAGGTGCTCAAAGGCGTTTCGCTCAAGGCCAGAACCGGAGACGTGATCAGCCTGATCGGCGCCAGCGGCTCGGGCAAAAGCACCTTTTTGCGCTGCATCAATTTTCTCGAACAACCGAATGACGGCGCCATGAGCCTCGATGGCCAGGCGATCCGCATGGTCACCGACCGCCACGGCATGCACGTCGCCGACGCCAACGAACTGCAACGCCTGCGCACACGGCTGGCGATGGTGTTCCAGCATTTCAATCTGTGGAGCCACATGACCGTGCTGGAAAACATCACCATGGCCCCGCGCCGGGTGCTGGGTTGCAGCAAGCAGGAGGCCGAGGATCGCGCCCGGCGTTATCTGGACAAGGTCGGCTTGCCGGCGCGGGTGGCCGATCAATATCCGGCGTTTCTCTCCGGCGGCCAGCAACAGCGCGTGGCGATCGCCCGGGCACTGGCGATGGAGCCGGAAGTCATGCTGTTCGACGAACCGACCTCGGCGCTCGATCCGGAACTGGTCGGTGAAGTGTTGAAGGTGATTCAGGGCCTGGCCGAAGAAGGCCGGACGATGATCATGGTGACGCATGAGATGAGTTTTGCGCGCAAGGTGTCGAATCAGGTGCTGTTTCTGCATCAGGGTCTGGTGGAAGAAGAAGGCGCGCCCGAGGAAGTGCTGGGCAATCCCAAGAGTGAACGCCTGAAGCAGTTCCTCAGCGGCAACCTTAAATAA
- a CDS encoding succinylglutamate desuccinylase/aspartoacylase family protein, translating into MRHQIHDLLAPLPGTARQIHSFHFGPQQAKGKVYIQASLHADELPGMLVAWHLKQRLAELEATGRLRSEIVLVPVANPVGLEQVLMDVPLGRYELESGQNFNRWFVDLSEEIGNAIEGQLNDDAQHNLELIRTSLRNALARQTPTTQLQSQRLTLQRLACDADMVLDLHCDFESVVHLYTTPEAWPQVEPLARYIEAQASLLATDSGGQSFDECFTLLWWQLRERFGEHFEIPLGSFSVTVELRGQGDVNHPLASRDCQALIDYLIQFDAIVGETKPQPPLPYPATPLAGVEPVTTPVGGLLVYCATPGQYLEAGQQIAEVIDPIHDKVTPIHCTAAGLLYARSLRRMATAGMVIAHVAGAEAYRSGYLLSP; encoded by the coding sequence ATGCGCCACCAGATCCATGACTTGCTGGCCCCGCTGCCGGGGACCGCACGGCAGATTCACAGCTTCCACTTCGGCCCACAGCAGGCCAAGGGCAAGGTTTACATTCAAGCTTCGCTGCACGCCGATGAACTGCCGGGCATGCTGGTCGCCTGGCACCTCAAACAGCGTCTGGCCGAGCTGGAAGCCACTGGCCGCCTGCGTAGCGAAATCGTCCTGGTGCCAGTGGCCAACCCGGTCGGCCTCGAACAAGTGCTGATGGACGTGCCGCTGGGCCGTTACGAGCTGGAGAGCGGGCAGAATTTCAACCGCTGGTTTGTCGACCTCAGCGAAGAAATCGGCAACGCTATCGAAGGCCAACTGAATGACGATGCGCAGCACAACCTCGAACTGATTCGCACCAGCCTGCGCAACGCCCTCGCCCGCCAGACGCCAACCACGCAGCTGCAGTCCCAGCGCCTGACCCTGCAACGCCTGGCCTGCGATGCCGACATGGTGCTGGATTTACACTGCGACTTCGAATCGGTGGTGCACCTGTACACCACGCCCGAGGCATGGCCGCAGGTTGAACCTTTGGCGCGCTACATCGAAGCGCAGGCCAGCCTGCTCGCTACCGATTCCGGCGGCCAGTCGTTCGACGAATGCTTCACCCTGCTCTGGTGGCAATTGCGCGAGCGCTTCGGCGAGCACTTCGAGATTCCCCTGGGCAGTTTCTCGGTGACCGTCGAATTGCGCGGCCAGGGTGACGTCAATCACCCGCTGGCCAGCCGCGACTGTCAGGCATTGATCGATTACCTGATCCAGTTTGACGCCATCGTCGGCGAGACCAAACCGCAACCGCCGCTGCCGTACCCGGCCACGCCGCTGGCCGGTGTCGAACCGGTGACCACGCCCGTCGGCGGCCTGCTGGTGTACTGCGCGACGCCCGGTCAATACCTTGAAGCCGGGCAACAGATCGCCGAAGTCATCGACCCGATCCACGACAAGGTCACCCCCATTCATTGCACCGCCGCCGGCCTGCTGTATGCGCGCTCGCTGCGGCGCATGGCCACTGCCGGCATGGTCATCGCCCACGTCGCGGGCGCCGAAGCCTATCGCAGCGGCTACCTACTTTCGCCTTGA